A window of the Anticarsia gemmatalis isolate Benzon Research Colony breed Stoneville strain chromosome W, ilAntGemm2 primary, whole genome shotgun sequence genome harbors these coding sequences:
- the LOC142985966 gene encoding uncharacterized protein LOC142985966 yields the protein MKNAKKETSYVPKQYPYNQFNKFHSQTSKSHYNDQTRNLKKSYHAVYGQCPYCDGNHVLRQCPKFLEMDLPQRNNIVTKLHLCRNCLYSHGTSECKSNKTCRDCNSRHHTLLHNSARNKTPSGNGNNNGNFSSTSQRPSTSFNQQASNHLSTNETEVLLTTVQLKVKSANGTYIILRALLDQGSQVNLITENAAQLLRLPRQRLNATVTGIGAMSGDCKGRLQLTCQSIYTDYNFQTEALILKRLTNNLPSSSFEKSNWPHLENLKLADPEFNISRPVDILLGADVYSNILLEGVLRGSPQSPIAQQTHLGWILCGKLKTFNCHVTLVDMNELSRFWDTEDITPGQKHTSQDDECEQYYAETVQRSLDNKYIVKMPMCPNYDTKLGKSKAIAVSQFLQLEKRLERHNKLAVMYKEFMKECIELGHMKPSIPMTSATTECYLPHHGVLREHSEMTKLRVVFNASQKTTTGFSLNHVLEKGLNLQKDIQALILRWRSYKYAYTADIEKMYRCIWIAEDQQPLQKIIWRNSPSEKLQEYQLCTVTYGTKCAPWLAMRTLNQLAKDDGDKHPNAAAVLQNDLFVDDLVCGRQNLEESVQLQTSLIELLKGGGMNLRKWSANHPALLANLTSDQVSTNNRFDFKQDESQKTLGLGWNTTTDTFSFNWNLDSKQFQPTKRCLLSEISKLYGPLGWLSPITVTAKLLFQRVWITKIGWDETLPTDISDEWVKLKHELPVVKNIQLYRWIGGTESNLELLGFCDASEKAFACVVYSRVINEHGQPITTLLAAKTRVAPISQKITLPRLELCGALLLTQLIEKIREAYVGYTITVKAWCDSKVVLAWIQGDSARWERYVANRVTKIVQIISSQNWSYVKSEFNPADCASRGLYPAKLLNFKLWWNGPDFFQSTEKETT from the coding sequence ATGAAAAATGCTAAGAAAGAAACTTCTTACGTACCAAAGCAGTACCCTTATAACCAATTCAATAAGTTCCATTCGCAGACATCAAAATCACACTACAACGACCAAACTAGAAACTTGAAGAAGTCTTATCATGCTGTATATGGTCAATGCCCATATTGTGATGGTAACCATGTATTGCGACAGTGTCCGAAATTCCTCGAAATGGATCTACCACAGcgcaataatattgttacaaaattacatttatgtaGAAATTGTTTATACAGTCACGGAACATCGGAATGCAAGTCGAACAAAACATGTCGGGACTGTAACTCGAGACACCATACTTTATTGCACAATTCTGCAAGAAATAAAACACCCAGTGGGAATGGAAATAACAATGGAAATTTTTCTAGCACGTCGCAACGACCTTCTACTTCTTTTAACCAACAAGCTTCTAATCATCTATCAACTAACGAGACTGAAGTTCTGCTTACCACGGTGCAACTCAAGGTCAAATCTGCAAATGGAACATACATTATCCTTCGAGCTCTTTTAGACCAAGGCTCGCAGGTGAACCTGATAACAGAGAATGCTGCACAACTATTGCGTTTACCACGACAGAGGCTCAACGCTACTGTCACGGGAATTGGAGCTATGTCAGGGGATTGCAAAGGACGCCTTCAACTCACCTGTCAATCGATCTACACGgattataattttcaaactgAAGCACTCATCCTGAAAAGGTTAACAAATAATCTACCGAGCTCATCGTTTGAAAAAAGCAACTGGCCCCACTTGGAAAACCTGAAACTCGCCGATCCCGAGTTCAACATCTCCCGCCCTGTGGACATACTGCTTGGCGCGGACGTGTACTCGAACATTCTTCTTGAGGGTGTGCTAAGAGGCAGCCCACAGTCACCTATTGCGCAACAAACGCATTTAGGTTGGATTTTGTGTGGCAAACTAAAAACTTTTAACTGCCACGTGACCTTGGTGGATATGAATGAATTGAGCAGATTTTGGGACACTGAAGATATAACCCCAGGCCAAAAACATACATCCCAGGATGACGAATGCGAACAATACTACGCTGAAACGGTACAACGGTCCTTAGATAACAAATATATTGTCAAGATGCCGATGTGTCCTAACTATGACACAAAATTGGGTAAATCAAAAGCTATCGCGGTCTCCCAATTTTTGCAGCTGGAAAAACGCCTCGAACGACACAACAAACTTGCAGTGATGTACAAAGAATTTATGAAGGAATGCATAGAATTAGGTCACATGAAACCTAGTATTCCAATGACCTCGGCCACTACCGAGTGTTACTTACCTCACCACGGCGTATTACGCGAACATTCTGAAATGACAAAATTGAGAGTAGTGTTTAACGCTTCTCAAAAAACAACTACAGGCTTTAGTTTAAACCATGTCCTTGAAAAGGGCTTAAACCTACAAAAGGACATACAAGCTCTTATCTTAAGATGGAGGTCCTACAAGTACGCATACACCGCTGACATCGAGAAGATGTACAGATGTATATGGATCGCAGAAGATCAACAACCACTACAAAAAATTATATGGCGAAACTCCCCGTCAGAAAAACTACAAGAATATCAACTTTGCACCGTGACCTACGGCACTAAGTGCGCTCCGTGGTTGGCGATGCGTACACTTAACCAACTGGCCAAGGACGACGGCGACAAACATCCAAACGCTGCCGCAGTGTTGCAAAATGATCTATTCGTCGATGATCTCGTCTGTGGTCGCCAAAATCTAGAAGAAAGTGTCCAATTACAAACTTCCTTAATCGAGTTATTGAAAGGTGGAGGCATGAACTTGCGCAAGTGGTCGGCTAACCACCCAGCTCTTCTTGCGAACTTAACGAGCGATCAAGTTTCTACAAACAACAGATTTGACTTTAAACAAGATGAGTCACAAAAAACATTGGGGCTTGGCTGGAACACCACTACTGAcacatttagttttaattggAACTTAGACAGCAAGCAATTTCAGCCGACAAAAAGATGCCTACTCTCCGAAATTTCCAAACTTTATGGTCCATTGGGATGGCTGTCGCCGATAACAGTAACGGCTAAGCTATTATTTCAACGGGTTTGGATAACCAAAATCGGTTGGGATGAGACCCTACCTACAGATATATCAGACGAATGGGTCAAACTTAAACACGAACTACCTGTGGTGAAAAACATTCAACTTTATAGATGGATTGGTGGCACAGAATCGAACCTGGAACTTCTTGGCTTTTGCGACGCAAGTGAAAAAGCCTTTGCCTGCGTCGTATACAGTCGTGTTATCAACGAGCACGGTCAGCCGATTACAACGCTACTCGCCGCCAAGACTAGGGTTGCTccaatatcacaaaaaataactttgccGCGATTGGAATTATGTGGCGCATTACTACTTACACAGCTGATAGAAAAGATAAGAGAAGCCTATGTGGGATACACTATAACTGTAAAAGCCTGGTGTGACTCAAAGGTTGTGCTCGCATGGATTCAAGGGGATTCAGCTAGATGGGAGCGATATGTGGCGAACAGAGTAACAAAGATTGTACAAATAATCTCATCACAAAACTGGAGCTATGTGAAATCCGAATTCAACCCTGCGGATTGCGCATCCCGTGGATTATACCCAGCTAAACTGTTGAATTTTAAACTATGGTGGAACGGCCCTGATTTTTTTCAATCGACAGAGAAGGAAACGACCTAG